Proteins encoded together in one Leptospira meyeri window:
- a CDS encoding ribonuclease H-like domain-containing protein, protein MFGSHLKSSLQLFPGIGEKKEKQLFGVGVYDWESLIQYQKQKNDPLLPSVSILWERFSELEHQLSEANFSFFTNELPSLEYWRLWQNFPERFCFLDIETTGISVSSVTTVVSLYQDKKMSTFERGKDLEFLFDSISPEDILVTYNGKRFDIPFLEKEFHFRVKNPQLDLMNLLHSIGIKGGLKKSEVLLGLVRPEEIAGMDGREAPLLWFEYQRTNNKEALEKLIAYNREDTKNLEIVLEKTITRLTENRLF, encoded by the coding sequence ATGTTCGGATCTCATTTAAAGTCTAGCCTCCAATTGTTTCCAGGCATTGGAGAAAAAAAAGAGAAACAACTGTTTGGTGTAGGGGTATATGATTGGGAATCTCTTATCCAATACCAAAAACAAAAAAATGATCCTCTTCTTCCTTCTGTTTCCATTTTATGGGAACGTTTCAGTGAATTGGAACATCAATTGTCTGAAGCCAATTTTTCATTTTTTACAAATGAACTTCCGAGTCTTGAATATTGGAGGCTTTGGCAAAACTTCCCTGAAAGATTTTGTTTTTTAGACATTGAAACGACAGGGATCTCTGTTTCTTCAGTGACCACTGTTGTGAGTCTTTACCAAGACAAAAAAATGTCCACCTTTGAAAGAGGAAAAGATTTAGAATTCCTTTTTGATTCCATCTCACCCGAAGACATCCTTGTGACCTACAATGGAAAAAGATTTGATATTCCTTTTTTAGAAAAAGAATTCCATTTTCGAGTAAAAAATCCCCAACTTGATTTGATGAATCTTTTGCATTCCATTGGAATCAAAGGAGGATTAAAAAAATCTGAAGTTTTACTGGGTCTTGTTCGACCGGAAGAAATCGCTGGGATGGATGGACGAGAGGCTCCTCTATTATGGTTTGAGTACCAAAGAACGAATAACAAAGAAGCTTTGGAGAAACTAATCGCTTATAATAGAGAAGATACTAAAAACTTAGAAATTGTCTTAGAAAAAACAATTACTCGCCTAACAGAAAATCGATTGTTTTAG
- the leuB gene encoding 3-isopropylmalate dehydrogenase, with the protein MKKVAVLAGDGIGPEVMDVALSVVKKALGNKSSEFTFEHALVGGAAIDATGFPLPDETLKLCESSSAIFFGSVGGPKWETLPPDRQPERGALLPLRKHFDLFANLRPAIIYPELKKASPIRGDIIGDGLDILILRELTSGIYFGKPKGREGNGPEEFAYDTMRYSRREIERIARTAFDAARKRNKKVTSIDKANVLTTSVLWREVVVALHKAEYSDCVLEHLYVDNAAMQLIVKPKQFDVMLCENMFGDILSDEASIITGSIGMLPSASLSESGFGLYEPSGGSAPDIAGKGIANPIAQILSGALMLRYSFGLETEAVAIENAIRTVLKKGFRTRDIAEEGASVLGTKEIGVEIEKALG; encoded by the coding sequence ATGAAAAAAGTAGCAGTACTTGCCGGCGACGGAATTGGACCAGAAGTAATGGATGTGGCCCTATCAGTGGTCAAAAAAGCATTAGGAAACAAATCTTCCGAATTTACCTTTGAACACGCATTAGTTGGTGGTGCAGCCATTGATGCCACTGGATTTCCTCTTCCCGATGAAACCCTAAAACTTTGTGAATCATCCAGTGCTATCTTTTTTGGATCTGTGGGTGGACCAAAATGGGAAACACTTCCTCCAGACAGACAACCAGAACGCGGAGCACTCCTCCCACTCCGAAAACATTTTGATTTATTTGCCAACCTGAGACCTGCAATCATCTATCCCGAACTAAAAAAAGCAAGTCCCATCCGTGGCGACATCATCGGCGATGGATTAGACATCTTAATCCTCAGAGAATTAACTTCTGGGATCTACTTTGGAAAACCAAAAGGACGAGAAGGCAATGGGCCAGAAGAATTTGCCTATGATACCATGAGGTATTCTCGTCGCGAGATCGAACGCATCGCACGAACTGCCTTTGATGCAGCAAGAAAACGAAATAAAAAAGTAACGAGCATTGATAAAGCAAACGTTTTAACGACATCAGTTTTATGGAGAGAAGTTGTAGTTGCCCTTCATAAGGCCGAATACTCCGATTGTGTTTTGGAACACCTTTATGTAGACAATGCCGCGATGCAACTCATCGTAAAACCAAAACAATTTGATGTGATGCTCTGCGAAAATATGTTCGGAGACATTCTCTCTGATGAAGCATCCATCATCACAGGATCCATTGGGATGTTACCTTCTGCTTCCCTTTCTGAATCTGGTTTTGGACTTTATGAACCATCCGGTGGCTCCGCTCCTGACATTGCAGGCAAAGGAATCGCAAACCCCATTGCACAAATCCTTTCTGGGGCCCTCATGTTACGATACTCTTTTGGATTGGAAACCGAAGCAGTGGCCATCGAAAACGCCATTCGAACGGTTCTAAAGAAGGGTTTTCGAACGAGAGATATTGCCGAAGAAGGGGCATCCGTCCTCGGTACAAAAGAAATTGGTGTTGAAATCGAAAAGGCACTTGGCTAA
- a CDS encoding aspartate aminotransferase family protein: protein MSNDTKTKFEEIKKLSDKYLLNTYNRYPVAFEYGVGEMIFDQDNKGYIDFFAGIAVSNLGHGEADLIEAMRNQMDKILHSSNLYYSEEQAKLAEVIIENSIPGKVFLCNSGTEANEAAFKLMRRHGVKKNIDKPVILALHSSFHGRTLSAMTMTGNESVRSGFGELASDVYFVEANNEDSLIQAFEQYGDSIAGIIMELIIGEGGVIPLSQSFVNLARKLTEETDSLLVFDEIQTGMGRTGKMFCFEHYGMYPDAFTLAKALGSGFPIGALVVAKEYEGILERGMHGSTFGGNHLACVAAYETFKIILSRNLLDHVSTISEQMFARLKTIMESTGKIKQIRGRGLHIGVELYSESRPVVEECLKRGLVVNSTAGNVIRIIPPLILSIEKATEGLDILESVLKDMK from the coding sequence ATGAGTAACGATACCAAAACAAAATTTGAAGAAATCAAAAAACTTTCTGACAAGTATCTCTTAAACACATACAACCGTTATCCGGTTGCTTTCGAATATGGTGTGGGCGAGATGATTTTCGACCAAGACAACAAAGGTTATATTGACTTTTTTGCAGGGATTGCTGTATCAAACTTAGGTCACGGAGAGGCGGATTTAATTGAAGCCATGCGAAACCAAATGGATAAAATCCTCCATTCGTCGAACCTCTATTATTCGGAAGAACAGGCAAAACTTGCTGAAGTCATTATTGAAAATAGTATCCCTGGAAAAGTTTTTTTATGTAACTCAGGAACAGAAGCAAACGAAGCTGCCTTCAAACTCATGCGTCGACATGGTGTGAAAAAAAATATAGATAAACCCGTGATCCTTGCACTTCACTCCAGTTTTCACGGTAGAACTCTTTCGGCTATGACCATGACAGGAAACGAATCCGTTCGTTCTGGATTTGGCGAACTTGCCTCTGATGTTTACTTTGTAGAAGCCAATAACGAAGACTCTCTTATCCAGGCCTTCGAACAATACGGAGATTCCATTGCCGGAATCATTATGGAACTCATCATTGGGGAAGGTGGAGTCATTCCCCTTAGCCAATCGTTTGTAAACTTAGCTCGCAAACTCACAGAAGAAACGGATTCCCTTCTCGTCTTCGATGAAATACAAACGGGAATGGGTAGAACAGGAAAGATGTTTTGTTTTGAACATTACGGAATGTATCCGGATGCTTTTACTCTTGCCAAAGCACTTGGATCAGGATTTCCGATTGGTGCCCTTGTCGTTGCCAAAGAATACGAAGGCATTTTAGAACGTGGGATGCATGGATCGACTTTTGGTGGAAACCATTTGGCCTGTGTGGCGGCATACGAAACATTCAAAATCATTTTATCGCGTAACCTACTCGACCATGTTTCTACCATCTCGGAACAAATGTTCGCAAGGTTAAAAACCATAATGGAATCAACCGGAAAAATCAAACAAATACGAGGACGTGGTTTACATATTGGTGTGGAATTGTATTCCGAATCAAGACCAGTTGTGGAAGAATGTTTGAAACGTGGACTTGTTGTGAATAGTACAGCAGGGAATGTCATTAGAATTATACCTCCACTCATCTTAAGTATTGAAAAGGCAACAGAAGGATTGGATATTTTAGAATCAGTATTAAAGGATATGAAATGA
- a CDS encoding pyridoxal phosphate-dependent aminotransferase, which yields MEPREFFIEDRLERFRLKAFCNLGESGLGFFRLEEVLRMAGISFSDLQDLPMNDAPNQGSLELRSAIANLYPGVTPDQVLVTTGTGEALYLAFHMMIQPKTKVALIWPAFQALYEIPKMLGAEIIQVPHESGFHASTWKDIDADLYILNHPHNPTGKTFSEREWNTLLTWFREKKKKVLFDEHYRFLPGEGLLGRTGVDPNHFFYGTGSFTKCFGVTGLRVGWLVAEESFLQRARSFKDYLTHTVSPLSERIALGLLKNKESFLPGIQSRVRNNIVRFTSLWRELPKTKSFTAPEGGLVGWLGLESGISSEKYADRLFEKTGVFVLPGSNFEEEGFLRIGFGETEERMAEGLKRWRECSDLI from the coding sequence TTGGAACCTAGAGAATTTTTCATAGAAGACAGGTTGGAACGTTTTCGCCTAAAAGCATTTTGCAATTTAGGAGAGAGTGGGCTTGGGTTTTTTCGTTTAGAAGAAGTGCTAAGGATGGCAGGTATTTCCTTTTCCGACCTTCAAGACCTTCCCATGAATGATGCACCGAACCAAGGTTCCCTGGAGCTACGCTCTGCCATTGCCAATCTTTATCCCGGAGTAACGCCTGACCAGGTCCTCGTCACGACAGGTACTGGTGAGGCCTTGTACTTAGCATTTCATATGATGATACAACCCAAAACCAAGGTGGCTCTGATTTGGCCCGCCTTCCAAGCTCTCTATGAAATTCCAAAAATGCTAGGAGCCGAAATCATCCAAGTTCCTCATGAATCTGGATTCCACGCATCCACTTGGAAAGATATTGATGCAGATTTATATATTCTCAATCATCCCCACAACCCCACGGGAAAAACATTTTCTGAAAGGGAATGGAATACACTCCTCACTTGGTTTCGGGAAAAAAAGAAAAAAGTCCTTTTTGATGAACACTACCGGTTTTTACCGGGTGAGGGATTGCTTGGAAGGACGGGTGTGGATCCAAATCATTTTTTTTACGGGACGGGTTCCTTTACCAAATGTTTTGGAGTCACAGGGCTTAGGGTAGGATGGCTTGTGGCAGAAGAATCTTTTTTACAAAGGGCACGTTCTTTTAAAGACTACTTAACTCATACGGTTTCCCCCTTATCCGAACGAATTGCACTAGGGCTTTTGAAAAATAAAGAATCATTTTTACCCGGCATCCAATCTCGAGTGAGAAACAATATCGTAAGGTTTACCTCTCTTTGGAGGGAACTTCCTAAGACCAAATCATTTACCGCACCGGAGGGGGGACTTGTGGGTTGGCTTGGATTAGAATCTGGGATTTCTTCAGAAAAATATGCGGATCGGCTTTTTGAAAAAACAGGTGTTTTTGTTTTGCCTGGATCTAATTTTGAAGAAGAAGGTTTCCTTCGGATTGGTTTTGGGGAAACAGAAGAGCGGATGGCAGAAGGCCTAAAGCGATGGAGAGAATGTTCGGATCTCATTTAA
- a CDS encoding phospho-sugar mutase, with translation MLKPEDNILSWTKSPFSSEIQNEAKKAYEDWKLGLTSELVDSYAVPLTFGTGGIRGKIGNGIGKMNLYTVGRAALGFISYLRDTQKDPSIVIAYDSRRLSKEFAELSAGIGAKLGVKVYIFPKVTPTPLLSYAIRYYKASGGIVITASHNPPEYNGFKAYLADGGQLVPPDDSLIIGRISGIHDWSTIPLVKKTDKEYKKFVKPVGPIVFKTYLKELKQAGILSSVKPKTRNDLEVVYSPLHGTGGDYMKEMLNFFGYKSVFLVPEQKKPDGEFPTVKYPNPEEKEALALCEFHAKKKKAATFIATDPDADRLGVGVRRPDGEYEYLNGNQIGSIMAAYLSERKKSKTKTYHLVKTIVTTDLQEAIAKKNGIKIKNVLTGFKYIAEEMKQIENKKNNIFLFGGEESYGYLPVPFVRDKDSLSSALLFVEILAEKGDLLSYLDTIYLKYGLYRESLYSLTLEGSSGQDKIKKSIETLRSENLIGKTIGGRKVVGVLDYETQKADGKAKSSVFKGMPKSNVIQVELEGNAKLTIRPSGTEPKVKVYSSFASLKKPKKQSEISGLWDSLGKEISRAETEFLQLAGLK, from the coding sequence ATGTTGAAACCAGAAGACAATATCCTATCTTGGACGAAATCACCTTTTTCATCGGAAATCCAGAATGAAGCCAAAAAGGCTTACGAAGATTGGAAGCTTGGGCTGACCTCCGAACTCGTTGATTCCTATGCTGTCCCACTTACATTTGGAACTGGGGGAATTCGCGGGAAAATTGGAAATGGAATCGGCAAGATGAACCTCTATACTGTGGGTCGAGCTGCCCTTGGTTTTATCAGTTATTTAAGAGATACACAAAAAGATCCATCCATAGTCATTGCTTATGATTCAAGAAGGCTTTCCAAAGAATTTGCAGAACTATCTGCAGGCATTGGTGCTAAACTGGGAGTAAAAGTTTATATTTTTCCTAAAGTGACTCCTACACCTCTTCTCTCTTATGCCATCCGTTATTACAAAGCAAGTGGTGGGATTGTTATCACCGCTTCCCATAACCCACCTGAATACAATGGATTCAAAGCCTATCTTGCGGATGGAGGACAACTTGTTCCCCCCGATGATTCTCTCATCATAGGAAGGATCAGTGGAATTCATGATTGGTCAACAATCCCTCTTGTCAAAAAAACAGATAAAGAATATAAAAAGTTCGTCAAACCTGTAGGACCAATTGTTTTCAAAACATATTTAAAGGAATTAAAACAAGCAGGCATTCTTTCTTCGGTCAAACCCAAAACAAGAAATGATCTTGAGGTCGTCTACTCACCGTTACATGGAACTGGTGGAGATTATATGAAAGAGATGTTAAATTTCTTTGGATACAAATCCGTATTTTTAGTTCCTGAACAAAAAAAACCAGATGGTGAATTTCCAACGGTAAAATATCCAAATCCAGAGGAAAAAGAAGCTCTCGCCTTATGTGAGTTTCATGCCAAAAAGAAAAAAGCTGCCACCTTTATTGCCACTGATCCCGATGCTGATCGGCTCGGTGTGGGAGTTCGTCGTCCGGACGGAGAATATGAATACCTAAATGGAAACCAAATTGGTTCCATTATGGCAGCTTATCTTTCAGAAAGGAAAAAATCTAAAACCAAAACATACCATTTGGTAAAAACCATTGTGACTACGGACTTGCAAGAAGCGATTGCAAAAAAAAACGGAATCAAAATCAAAAACGTACTCACTGGTTTTAAATACATTGCAGAAGAGATGAAACAAATCGAAAACAAGAAGAACAATATTTTCTTGTTTGGTGGTGAAGAATCTTATGGATATTTACCCGTACCATTTGTTCGGGACAAAGATTCTCTATCTAGTGCTTTACTTTTTGTAGAAATCCTTGCAGAAAAAGGTGACCTCCTTTCCTACTTGGATACTATTTATTTAAAATACGGATTGTATCGTGAAAGTTTGTATTCACTAACCCTAGAAGGAAGTTCTGGCCAAGACAAAATTAAAAAATCCATCGAGACATTGCGATCGGAAAACTTAATTGGAAAAACCATTGGAGGACGAAAAGTTGTGGGAGTTCTCGATTACGAAACACAAAAAGCCGATGGGAAAGCGAAATCCTCTGTCTTCAAAGGAATGCCAAAATCCAATGTCATCCAAGTGGAGTTAGAAGGAAATGCCAAACTAACCATTCGCCCTTCAGGAACAGAACCAAAGGTAAAAGTGTATTCTTCCTTTGCTTCTTTAAAAAAACCGAAAAAACAATCAGAAATTTCCGGACTTTGGGATTCTCTCGGAAAAGAAATCTCTAGGGCAGAAACAGAATTTTTACAACTAGCAGGTCTTAAATGA
- a CDS encoding response regulator, with translation MQTGIGPTGRPYQILIAENSKFQSKQLQQILESEGFKIIGVAETGKELLQMYKDNRQQIDLVTIEIFLPEVDGYAAFWDMKEMGVLPRILFISEENTPSVIKALLENGAMDYIVKPIKREKILEKIKETLLKIPKV, from the coding sequence ATGCAAACTGGCATCGGACCGACAGGCAGACCTTACCAAATTCTCATTGCTGAGAATTCCAAATTTCAATCCAAACAGCTCCAACAAATTTTGGAATCGGAAGGTTTCAAAATCATTGGAGTTGCCGAAACGGGTAAAGAACTTTTGCAAATGTACAAGGACAATCGCCAACAGATTGATCTTGTCACCATTGAGATTTTTCTTCCCGAGGTCGACGGTTACGCTGCTTTTTGGGATATGAAAGAAATGGGAGTTCTTCCAAGAATTCTTTTTATCTCCGAAGAAAACACTCCTTCAGTAATTAAGGCACTTCTTGAAAATGGGGCGATGGATTATATCGTCAAACCCATTAAACGAGAAAAGATCTTAGAAAAAATCAAAGAAACCTTACTTAAGATACCCAAAGTATAA